One window of Ralstonia pickettii DTP0602 genomic DNA carries:
- a CDS encoding hypothetical protein (K03498: trkH; trk system potassium uptake protein TrkH), which yields MGFLLAIVAGSALLMLPWARIGDGSVPWLTAFFTSVSAVCVTGLVVVDTGTYWSGFGQVVIMVLFQLGGFGMMTASTLLGLMVNRSLRLRTKLLTQVETHAIGLGDVVGVAKLVLVVTFAVELALTAWLTSRLHFTYGIPWREAAWDGVFHAISAYNNAGFSTHPDNLMRYAADQWILAPVMVAAVVGGIGFPVLHDLRNKTFSPRRWSLHSKLTLATTAVLFVVGFIGLLLFEWSNALTIGAMPSGQKLWSAAFASVSARTVGFNSFDISALTHESMALHYFLMFVGGGSASTAGGVKVGTIAILALLVIAEIRGRGDSEAFGRRVSSSAQRQAITVLVLGSALTTLGTLAILFVTEFPTDQVIFEVIAAFGSAGLSTGITADLPASGQLILAGLMYAGRVGTITLAVSLAMGEHRTPYRYPEEHPIVG from the coding sequence ATGGGGTTCCTGCTGGCCATCGTGGCGGGCAGTGCACTGCTGATGTTGCCATGGGCCCGGATCGGCGATGGGAGCGTGCCGTGGCTGACCGCCTTCTTCACCTCGGTCTCGGCGGTCTGCGTGACCGGCCTGGTAGTCGTGGATACCGGAACGTACTGGTCCGGCTTCGGCCAGGTAGTCATCATGGTGCTGTTCCAGCTTGGCGGCTTTGGCATGATGACCGCGTCCACGCTGCTTGGCCTGATGGTCAATCGTTCGCTGCGATTGCGGACCAAGCTGCTCACCCAGGTCGAGACCCACGCGATCGGTCTGGGCGATGTGGTCGGCGTAGCCAAGCTGGTACTGGTGGTGACGTTCGCTGTCGAACTGGCCCTCACGGCATGGCTGACGTCGAGGCTGCATTTCACCTATGGCATTCCGTGGCGCGAGGCCGCATGGGACGGCGTGTTTCACGCGATCTCCGCCTACAACAATGCCGGCTTCTCGACGCACCCGGACAACCTCATGCGTTATGCGGCCGACCAGTGGATCCTGGCGCCGGTGATGGTGGCGGCCGTCGTCGGTGGCATCGGATTTCCCGTGCTGCACGACTTGCGCAACAAGACCTTTAGTCCACGCCGATGGTCCCTGCATAGCAAGCTCACCCTGGCGACCACGGCGGTGCTGTTCGTGGTGGGCTTTATTGGCCTGCTATTGTTCGAATGGAGCAATGCACTCACCATCGGCGCGATGCCGTCGGGCCAGAAGCTCTGGTCCGCGGCGTTTGCCTCGGTCTCGGCCCGCACCGTCGGCTTCAACTCGTTCGACATCAGCGCACTGACCCATGAAAGCATGGCGCTGCATTACTTCCTGATGTTCGTCGGCGGCGGCAGTGCGAGTACCGCTGGCGGCGTCAAAGTCGGCACGATCGCCATCCTGGCATTGCTGGTGATTGCCGAGATCCGCGGGCGCGGCGACAGCGAGGCGTTCGGGCGGCGGGTCAGCAGTTCGGCGCAGCGACAGGCGATCACGGTATTGGTGCTGGGAAGCGCTTTGACTACGCTAGGGACATTGGCCATCCTGTTCGTCACCGAGTTCCCGACCGATCAAGTCATCTTCGAGGTCATTGCGGCCTTCGGCTCGGCTGGCTTGTCGACCGGCATCACGGCGGACCTGCCGGCTTCCGGCCAGCTTATTCTGGCCGGGCTCATGTATGCCGGCCGGGTCGGCACCATCACGCTCGCGGTTTCCCTGGCAATGGGCGAACATCGCACGCCATACCGCTATCCCGAGGAGCACCCAATTGTTGGCTAG
- a CDS encoding FAD-dependent oxidoreductase (K00540: E1.-.-.- [EC:1.-.-.-]) — protein MTLTQFAPEQPGCAAPLPPSLWAATAPPAPATPPLRDSRTVDVLVIGGGYTGLSTALHLAEAGAQVCVVEANEPGWGASGRNGGQVNPTLKHDPDELVRMLGGARAEPLIDAVSRSADLVFDLIARHGIDCQPVRSGWLQLSYSPKAVPAMHARARQWQRRGAPVEMLDQAEVARRVGTQAFAGGWLDGRAGAIQPLTYVRGLVRAAQHAGAAIHGGSGVTALVRQGAKWVANIATGATVTADRVVIATNGYTGPLWPGLQQTLLSANSFIVATRPLEGENARAILARGETASTSQRLLLYFRKDRAGRLLMGGRGFFADPRQPQDFAHLERSLALLFPQLGPLEYEYRWAGRIAVTRDFMPHIHEPAPGVTMAVGCNGRGIALCTSFGKHLAARLTANGAPFPYPVSPLAPIPLHGLQRFYIAAGVAWYSLLDKFG, from the coding sequence ATGACCCTCACTCAGTTCGCGCCGGAGCAGCCAGGCTGCGCCGCCCCGCTGCCGCCGTCGCTGTGGGCCGCCACCGCCCCACCAGCCCCCGCCACACCCCCGTTGCGGGATTCGAGGACGGTCGATGTGCTTGTGATCGGCGGCGGCTACACCGGCCTGTCGACGGCGTTGCACCTCGCCGAGGCCGGGGCCCAGGTGTGCGTGGTCGAAGCCAATGAGCCTGGCTGGGGTGCATCGGGGCGCAACGGCGGGCAAGTCAATCCCACGCTGAAGCACGATCCGGACGAGCTGGTCCGGATGCTTGGCGGCGCGCGCGCCGAACCCCTGATCGACGCCGTTTCGCGCTCCGCCGACCTGGTCTTCGACCTGATCGCCCGCCACGGCATTGACTGCCAGCCGGTGCGCAGCGGCTGGCTGCAGCTCTCCTATTCGCCCAAGGCCGTGCCGGCCATGCACGCACGAGCGCGTCAGTGGCAACGTCGTGGCGCGCCTGTCGAAATGCTCGACCAGGCGGAAGTGGCGCGGCGCGTCGGGACGCAGGCGTTCGCAGGCGGTTGGCTCGATGGCCGCGCAGGTGCCATCCAGCCGCTGACCTACGTGCGCGGACTGGTCCGGGCGGCACAGCACGCGGGAGCCGCCATCCATGGTGGCAGCGGCGTCACGGCGCTGGTGCGGCAAGGTGCGAAGTGGGTGGCGAACATTGCGACGGGCGCGACCGTCACTGCCGACCGCGTGGTGATTGCCACCAACGGCTATACCGGTCCGCTCTGGCCCGGCCTGCAGCAGACGCTGCTCAGCGCCAACAGCTTTATCGTGGCCACGCGCCCGCTCGAAGGCGAGAATGCCCGGGCCATCCTTGCGCGCGGCGAGACGGCGTCGACCTCGCAACGCCTGCTGCTTTACTTCCGCAAGGACCGCGCCGGGCGGCTGCTGATGGGGGGGCGCGGCTTCTTTGCCGATCCACGCCAGCCGCAGGATTTTGCGCATCTGGAGCGTTCTCTGGCGCTGCTGTTCCCGCAGTTGGGGCCACTGGAATATGAGTACCGCTGGGCAGGCCGCATCGCCGTCACCCGCGACTTCATGCCGCATATCCACGAACCGGCCCCCGGCGTGACGATGGCGGTGGGGTGCAACGGACGGGGCATCGCGCTGTGCACGAGCTTCGGCAAGCATCTGGCGGCCAGGCTGACGGCGAATGGCGCGCCATTCCCCTACCCGGTTTCGCCGCTGGCGCCGATTCCGCTGCATGGCCTGCAGCGCTTCTATATCGCCGCCGGGGTCGCCTGGTACAGTTTGCTCGACAAGTTTGGCTGA
- a CDS encoding choline-sulfatase (K01133: E3.1.6.6, betC; choline-sulfatase [EC:3.1.6.6]) — translation MRKPNILFIMADQLSAPVLPFHGNTVVKAPHLQALAERSAVFDNAYCNFPLCAPARSSLLAGQFATRIGAFDNACEFQAATPTLPYYLAQQGYKTILGGKMHFVGPDQKHGFEERLTTDIYPADFGWAADWAEGEFSFYSPGHNLSTVDESGSCFRSLQLDYDEEVEAKAIQRLYDLAREDEQPFFMCVSYTHPHPPYHILPEYLDRYSPEEINLPVVGDMPMQERDKLSQWVQYSHGLDKQGATDEQVRRARHAYYAMVSYVDDKVGRLLETLKRAGFADNTIVVFTSDHGDMLGERGMWFKRVFFDWSAKVPLLVYDPRKREPRRIAEPVSHVDLLPTLLDLAMDGQTPAWVEPIDGRSLVPLVATGDDDGEAEAFVEYTAEGVTGPCCMLRRGRYKYVYTHGHPDLLFDMEADPNELVNIAQEQPQVLAEFKARVLSRWDPAAITQQVLASQARRKFINSLPEGIQPAWDYQAATDDTRRFVRRGSARVIKVKKRWPAVAPVAK, via the coding sequence ATGCGCAAGCCCAACATTCTTTTCATCATGGCCGACCAACTCTCGGCACCGGTTTTGCCCTTCCACGGCAACACCGTCGTGAAGGCGCCTCACCTCCAGGCGCTCGCCGAACGGTCCGCAGTCTTTGACAACGCCTACTGCAACTTTCCCTTGTGCGCACCTGCCAGGTCCTCGCTGCTTGCAGGCCAGTTCGCCACGCGCATCGGCGCGTTCGACAACGCGTGCGAGTTCCAGGCTGCCACGCCCACGCTGCCTTATTACCTTGCGCAGCAGGGCTACAAGACCATCCTCGGCGGGAAGATGCACTTCGTCGGCCCTGACCAGAAGCACGGCTTCGAGGAGCGCCTTACCACCGACATCTACCCGGCGGACTTCGGCTGGGCAGCGGACTGGGCGGAGGGCGAGTTCAGCTTCTACTCACCTGGGCACAACCTGAGTACTGTGGATGAAAGCGGCTCTTGCTTCCGCAGCCTGCAACTCGATTACGACGAGGAGGTCGAGGCGAAGGCGATCCAGCGTCTGTACGACCTCGCGAGGGAAGACGAGCAGCCGTTCTTCATGTGCGTTTCCTATACGCACCCCCATCCGCCGTATCACATCCTGCCCGAGTACCTGGATCGTTACTCGCCTGAGGAGATCAACCTGCCTGTCGTCGGCGACATGCCGATGCAGGAGCGCGACAAGCTCAGCCAGTGGGTGCAGTATTCCCACGGGCTGGACAAGCAAGGGGCGACCGACGAACAGGTGCGGCGTGCGCGCCACGCCTACTATGCGATGGTGAGCTACGTCGACGACAAAGTGGGCCGTCTTCTGGAGACGCTCAAGCGCGCGGGCTTCGCGGACAACACCATCGTCGTGTTCACTTCCGATCATGGCGACATGCTGGGCGAGCGCGGCATGTGGTTCAAGCGGGTGTTCTTCGACTGGTCGGCCAAGGTTCCGCTGCTCGTCTACGACCCGCGCAAGCGCGAACCCCGGCGAATCGCGGAGCCGGTTTCCCACGTGGACCTGCTCCCCACATTGCTGGATCTTGCGATGGATGGCCAAACGCCGGCCTGGGTCGAGCCGATCGACGGACGCAGCCTCGTGCCGCTGGTCGCAACGGGCGATGACGACGGCGAGGCGGAAGCGTTCGTCGAGTACACCGCCGAGGGCGTCACGGGTCCATGCTGCATGCTGCGCCGTGGCCGATACAAGTACGTGTACACCCATGGCCATCCAGACCTGCTTTTCGACATGGAGGCCGACCCGAACGAGCTGGTGAACATCGCGCAAGAGCAGCCGCAGGTGCTTGCCGAGTTCAAGGCACGCGTGCTCTCCCGATGGGATCCCGCTGCAATCACGCAGCAGGTGCTTGCCAGCCAGGCACGCCGCAAATTTATCAACTCGCTGCCCGAGGGCATTCAGCCCGCCTGGGACTACCAGGCGGCCACGGACGACACACGCCGGTTTGTGCGCCGGGGCAGCGCTCGCGTGATTAAGGTAAAGAAGCGCTGGCCGGCAGTGGCGCCCGTCGCCAAGTGA
- a CDS encoding CoA transferase — MTDPTSLPLSGIRVLDLTRALAGPFCTMVLGDLGADVIKVEPAGGDMIRHWGPFDRGTSAYYLSGNRNKRGIAVNFRDPRALDLLRDLAGQYDVIVENFRAGAMESMGLGYEALAEANPRLIYASVTGFGRTGPASQRPGFDQIAQGYSGLMSVTGMPESGPVRVGVAIGDQTAGMWCAIGILAAVAQRHATGRGRRVETSLLAGLVGLMSVQAQRYLSLGEIPGLAGNTHPVIAPYGVFQTADGPLNIAPATAEMWKRLCEVLGLQELIDDPRYATNAARIERRAELKEVIEARLKAHSRKEWTQRLLAADIPAGPIYNVADVFADEQVIHSRLVEQVQHAELGCIRQVGSPIAFDGRHGKSIRRAPPMLGEHTFDVLREHGFPTSDLEALAREGIILQHGHDPKP; from the coding sequence GTGACCGACCCAACATCCTTGCCACTTTCGGGGATACGTGTCCTGGACCTCACCAGGGCGCTTGCGGGCCCCTTCTGCACGATGGTCCTGGGCGACCTGGGCGCCGACGTGATCAAGGTCGAGCCCGCGGGCGGGGACATGATCCGCCACTGGGGGCCTTTCGACCGCGGCACCAGCGCTTACTACCTGAGCGGCAACCGCAACAAGCGCGGGATCGCCGTCAACTTCCGCGATCCTCGCGCGCTTGACCTGCTGCGCGATCTCGCCGGCCAGTACGACGTGATCGTGGAGAACTTTCGCGCCGGCGCCATGGAATCCATGGGTCTTGGGTACGAGGCGCTTGCCGAAGCGAACCCTCGGCTCATCTATGCGAGCGTCACCGGTTTCGGCCGTACGGGACCAGCGAGTCAACGTCCCGGGTTCGACCAGATTGCCCAGGGGTACTCCGGACTCATGAGCGTGACGGGCATGCCGGAATCGGGACCGGTCAGGGTGGGTGTGGCGATCGGCGACCAGACTGCCGGGATGTGGTGTGCCATCGGCATCCTGGCTGCCGTAGCGCAGCGCCATGCAACCGGGCGCGGTCGGCGGGTGGAAACCTCACTGTTGGCGGGACTCGTCGGACTCATGAGCGTACAGGCCCAGCGTTACCTGAGCCTGGGGGAGATTCCCGGTCTTGCCGGGAATACGCACCCTGTGATTGCGCCGTATGGGGTATTCCAGACCGCGGATGGGCCATTGAACATCGCACCGGCGACAGCCGAGATGTGGAAGCGCCTCTGCGAGGTGCTTGGATTGCAAGAGCTGATCGATGATCCGCGCTACGCGACGAATGCAGCGCGGATCGAGCGGCGCGCCGAGCTCAAGGAGGTGATCGAGGCCAGGCTGAAGGCGCACAGCCGCAAGGAGTGGACGCAACGGCTGCTGGCGGCAGATATTCCAGCTGGCCCGATCTACAACGTCGCGGACGTCTTTGCTGACGAGCAGGTCATTCACTCCCGGCTTGTGGAGCAAGTCCAGCACGCAGAGCTGGGTTGCATCCGGCAAGTCGGCAGCCCGATCGCCTTCGACGGCCGCCATGGGAAATCCATTCGCCGCGCGCCGCCCATGCTCGGCGAGCACACGTTTGACGTCCTTCGGGAACATGGATTCCCCACGTCCGACCTGGAAGCACTGGCGCGCGAAGGCATCATCCTGCAACACGGCCACGACCCCAAGCCATGA
- a CDS encoding spermidine/putrescine ABC transporter substrate-binding protein (K08177: oxlT; MFS transporter, OFA family, oxalate/formate antiporter): protein MSNPSAAFRPNPQVPEAARWTQLLVGVVCMIATANIQYAWTLFVPEIQDTYGWSRASIQIAFTVFVLVQTWLAPIEGYFIDKFGPRLMVAFGALFIGAAWCINSQATTLMGFYVGAAVGGLGVGSIYATCINNALKWFPDRRGLAVGLTAGGYGAGSAATILPIAAMIESQGFQHTFLFFGLLQGSLAFIAAWFLRSPKAHEVKASQKLVQATRDYTLKEAMCTKLFWLMLVMFILVVTGGMMAVAQLGVIAKDLGVKEFKVDLHFFVMAALPLALMLDRIMNGISRPLFGWISDNIGREKTMVIAFTLEGIGIIALGYFGSNPYAFLILSGVVFLAWGEVYSLFSALAGDAFGTKHIGKIYGVLYTAKGIGALFVPIGNLMMEATGTWSTVLYTVACMDLTAAFLAIMVLRPVLANHVATSRSLFSKEKAAASTQVPA, encoded by the coding sequence ATGAGTAATCCGTCGGCAGCATTTCGCCCCAATCCCCAGGTCCCCGAAGCCGCCCGGTGGACCCAGCTGCTCGTTGGCGTCGTTTGCATGATCGCCACCGCCAATATCCAGTACGCCTGGACCTTATTCGTCCCGGAAATCCAGGATACCTATGGCTGGTCGCGCGCAAGCATCCAGATCGCCTTCACGGTGTTCGTGCTGGTCCAGACCTGGCTCGCGCCGATCGAGGGCTACTTCATCGACAAGTTCGGCCCGCGGCTGATGGTCGCCTTCGGTGCGCTGTTCATTGGCGCAGCGTGGTGCATCAATTCGCAGGCCACCACCCTGATGGGCTTCTATGTCGGCGCGGCAGTCGGCGGTCTCGGCGTGGGCTCGATTTATGCGACCTGCATCAACAACGCGCTCAAGTGGTTCCCGGACCGGCGCGGCCTCGCGGTTGGCCTGACCGCCGGCGGTTACGGCGCGGGCTCCGCGGCGACGATCCTGCCCATCGCGGCCATGATCGAGTCGCAGGGCTTCCAGCACACCTTCCTGTTCTTCGGGCTGCTGCAAGGCTCCCTCGCGTTTATCGCCGCGTGGTTCCTGCGCTCGCCCAAGGCGCATGAGGTGAAGGCGTCGCAGAAGCTGGTCCAGGCCACGCGTGACTACACGCTCAAGGAAGCGATGTGCACCAAGCTGTTCTGGCTGATGCTGGTGATGTTCATCCTGGTGGTCACCGGCGGCATGATGGCCGTTGCCCAGCTCGGTGTCATCGCCAAGGACCTCGGCGTCAAGGAATTCAAGGTCGACCTGCACTTCTTCGTGATGGCCGCCTTGCCGCTGGCGCTGATGCTCGACCGCATCATGAACGGCATCTCGCGTCCGCTGTTCGGCTGGATCTCGGACAATATCGGGCGCGAGAAGACCATGGTCATCGCCTTTACGCTGGAAGGGATCGGCATCATTGCGCTCGGCTACTTTGGCAGCAACCCGTATGCGTTCCTGATCCTGTCAGGGGTGGTGTTCCTGGCCTGGGGCGAAGTCTACTCGCTGTTCTCGGCCCTGGCCGGCGACGCCTTCGGTACCAAGCACATCGGCAAGATCTACGGCGTGCTCTACACCGCCAAGGGTATCGGCGCACTGTTCGTTCCGATCGGCAACCTGATGATGGAGGCGACCGGTACCTGGTCGACGGTCCTCTACACGGTGGCGTGCATGGACCTGACCGCAGCCTTCCTGGCGATCATGGTGCTGCGGCCAGTGCTGGCGAATCACGTCGCAACGTCCAGGAGCCTCTTCTCGAAGGAAAAGGCGGCGGCTAGCACGCAGGTACCTGCCTGA
- a CDS encoding hypothetical protein (K14353: SLCO3A; solute carrier organic anion transporter family, member 3A) — protein sequence MFLDMLNKKGIFKEVRSYDSIADMTRDLSLGRIKAGLGDQPLIAYQLRQHAFPGVKLVTSYKPVNVGDVCLVVRKGDAETLAKVNKAIAQIKADGTLAKIVQKWGL from the coding sequence GTGTTCCTCGACATGCTCAACAAGAAGGGCATCTTCAAGGAAGTGCGCAGCTACGACTCGATCGCGGACATGACGCGCGACCTGTCGCTTGGCCGCATCAAGGCAGGCCTGGGCGACCAGCCGCTGATCGCCTACCAGTTGCGCCAGCACGCGTTTCCGGGCGTCAAGCTCGTCACGAGCTACAAGCCGGTGAATGTGGGCGACGTCTGCCTGGTGGTTCGCAAGGGTGACGCCGAAACGCTGGCAAAGGTCAACAAGGCCATCGCGCAGATCAAGGCCGACGGCACGCTGGCGAAGATCGTCCAGAAATGGGGGCTGTAA
- a CDS encoding potassium transporter (K03499: trkA; trk system potassium uptake protein TrkA) — protein sequence MLARLFTEQFAFSAGDSIVVIGLGRFGSSVAQSLMRLGHDVMGIDRDAELVQRWSNVLTCAVQADSTDVNVMRQLGVADFSHAIVGIGTDMSSSLMTLMTLTELEIKDIWVKAFTAEHGQIAQRIGAHHVVFPEADMGARVAHLITGKMIDFIEFEDGFAIARIHAPASTHNKTLLESRVREHFGVTVVGIKRANEEFEHATATTMVQPKDLLVVSGPTRKIERFAGSSDKG from the coding sequence TTGTTGGCTAGATTATTTACCGAACAGTTCGCCTTCTCCGCAGGCGACAGCATCGTCGTGATCGGGCTTGGGCGTTTTGGCAGTTCCGTGGCGCAATCGCTCATGCGCCTGGGACACGATGTCATGGGCATCGACAGGGATGCCGAACTGGTGCAGCGCTGGTCGAATGTATTGACCTGCGCGGTTCAGGCCGACTCGACCGATGTGAACGTGATGCGCCAGCTCGGCGTGGCCGATTTCTCTCACGCCATTGTCGGCATTGGCACGGATATGTCGTCCAGCCTGATGACCTTGATGACGCTGACCGAACTCGAGATCAAGGATATCTGGGTCAAGGCCTTTACCGCCGAGCATGGGCAGATCGCGCAACGCATCGGTGCGCACCACGTCGTCTTCCCGGAAGCAGACATGGGAGCGCGGGTTGCACACCTGATTACAGGCAAGATGATCGATTTCATCGAATTCGAAGATGGCTTTGCCATCGCCAGGATCCATGCGCCGGCATCCACCCACAACAAGACGCTGTTGGAGTCCAGGGTACGTGAGCATTTCGGCGTCACGGTGGTTGGCATCAAGCGTGCCAACGAAGAATTCGAGCACGCGACAGCCACCACCATGGTCCAGCCGAAAGACCTGTTGGTCGTCTCCGGGCCGACCCGCAAGATCGAGCGCTTCGCGGGCAGTTCAGATAAGGGGTAG
- a CDS encoding ABC transporter (K02028: ABC.PA.A; polar amino acid transport system ATP-binding protein [EC:3.6.3.21]), whose translation MIDIQNLQKHFGNHHVLRGVSLHVSKGEVVCLIGPSGSGKSTVLRCINGLESYDGGEIRAFGERVDRDSKDIHRLRSRMGMVFQRFNLFPHRTVLENVMEGPVYVRGESRDKARADAMSLLDKVGLAAKAQAHPAQLSGGQQQRVAIARALAMKPEAMLFDEPTSALDPELVGDVLEVMRDLAREGMTMIVVTHEMGFAREVADRVCFLHSGTIVEEGPSAQVLGAPRQPRTQDFLRRVLHKPAEATGDLAL comes from the coding sequence ATGATCGACATCCAGAACCTGCAGAAGCACTTCGGCAATCACCACGTGCTGCGCGGCGTCAGCCTGCATGTCAGCAAAGGCGAGGTGGTCTGCCTGATCGGCCCGTCCGGCTCCGGCAAATCCACCGTCCTGCGCTGCATCAACGGGCTGGAATCCTATGACGGCGGCGAGATCCGCGCGTTCGGGGAGCGCGTGGACCGGGACAGCAAGGACATCCATCGGCTGCGCAGCCGCATGGGCATGGTGTTCCAGCGCTTCAACCTGTTCCCGCATCGCACTGTGCTTGAAAACGTGATGGAAGGCCCGGTCTACGTGAGAGGCGAGAGCCGCGACAAAGCCCGCGCCGATGCGATGAGCCTGCTCGACAAGGTCGGGCTGGCGGCAAAGGCACAGGCGCACCCGGCACAACTCTCCGGCGGCCAGCAGCAGCGCGTGGCGATCGCCCGCGCGCTGGCAATGAAGCCCGAGGCCATGTTGTTCGATGAGCCGACCTCGGCCCTCGACCCTGAACTGGTCGGCGACGTACTCGAGGTCATGCGCGACCTCGCGCGCGAAGGCATGACCATGATCGTGGTCACGCATGAAATGGGCTTTGCGCGGGAGGTGGCCGACCGCGTCTGCTTCCTGCACAGCGGCACCATCGTCGAAGAAGGCCCCTCCGCGCAGGTACTGGGCGCGCCCCGCCAGCCGCGCACCCAGGACTTTCTGCGCCGCGTGCTGCACAAGCCGGCCGAGGCAACGGGAGACCTCGCGTTATGA
- a CDS encoding IclR family transcriptional regulator translates to MPDSHPPVEEAASLLFNQSLEKGQAVLAAFSAVRRTMTIGEVAEAAGINKSSAQRMVFTLEHLGYLRKHPKTRRYQLTPRVMRIGFNYLAADPLIDVANPFLSELTKLTTETTCLTEPDQADMVYVARFVSAQFVPVHMPIGSRIPMYCTGSGRAYLSALPEGEALTLIERSERVAHTPYTRTDIAEIVATLREARQRGYAVNSEELFLGDMTIAAPVIGGNGRPVGAIHVVAPTGRWSLEEAQARLAPPLLQCARAISSSVRALG, encoded by the coding sequence ATGCCAGACTCACATCCCCCGGTCGAAGAAGCGGCCAGCCTGCTGTTCAACCAGTCGCTGGAAAAAGGGCAGGCCGTGCTGGCCGCCTTCAGCGCCGTGCGGCGCACCATGACCATCGGCGAGGTTGCCGAGGCGGCTGGCATCAACAAGAGTTCCGCACAGCGCATGGTTTTCACGCTGGAGCACCTGGGCTACCTGCGCAAACATCCCAAGACACGGCGCTACCAGTTGACGCCGCGGGTGATGAGGATCGGATTCAATTACCTGGCCGCCGATCCGCTGATCGACGTGGCCAATCCATTCCTGTCGGAACTGACCAAGCTGACGACGGAAACCACCTGCCTGACGGAGCCAGACCAGGCGGACATGGTGTACGTCGCACGCTTTGTCAGCGCCCAGTTCGTGCCGGTGCACATGCCGATTGGCAGCCGCATCCCCATGTATTGCACCGGCTCCGGCCGCGCCTACCTGAGCGCTTTGCCGGAAGGCGAGGCGCTGACGCTGATCGAGCGCTCGGAACGCGTCGCGCACACGCCGTATACACGCACGGATATCGCGGAAATCGTGGCGACGCTGCGTGAAGCGCGCCAGCGGGGCTATGCGGTAAATAGCGAGGAACTGTTTCTCGGAGACATGACGATTGCCGCGCCGGTGATCGGCGGCAACGGACGGCCGGTGGGTGCCATCCATGTGGTGGCGCCCACCGGCCGCTGGTCGTTGGAAGAGGCGCAGGCCAGGCTGGCGCCGCCGTTGCTGCAATGTGCGCGTGCCATCAGCAGTTCCGTGCGTGCGCTGGGCTGA
- a CDS encoding hypothetical protein (K02030: ABC.PA.S; polar amino acid transport system substrate-binding protein), whose amino-acid sequence MSIATISRRAALVLCVAGTLSTASFAWAQGGAPTYNVGATATGVPFTFLDVKTNSIQGMMVDTVTAVGKAGGFNVNVQQTAFAALIPSLTSSKIDIISAAMLKTPARQQVVDFSEPVYSYGEGLIVKSEDN is encoded by the coding sequence ATGTCTATCGCCACCATTTCCCGCCGCGCCGCACTGGTTCTGTGCGTGGCCGGCACCCTTTCGACCGCTTCGTTCGCCTGGGCCCAGGGAGGTGCACCAACCTACAACGTGGGCGCGACGGCCACAGGCGTGCCGTTTACATTCCTCGATGTGAAGACCAACAGCATCCAGGGCATGATGGTCGACACGGTAACCGCCGTGGGCAAGGCTGGCGGCTTCAACGTCAATGTGCAGCAAACCGCGTTCGCGGCACTGATTCCTTCGCTGACCTCCAGCAAGATCGACATCATCTCGGCGGCGATGCTCAAGACGCCCGCGCGGCAGCAAGTGGTGGATTTCAGCGAGCCGGTCTACTCCTACGGCGAGGGGCTGATCGTCAAGAGCGAGGACAACTAG
- a CDS encoding ABC transporter permease (K02029: ABC.PA.P; polar amino acid transport system permease protein) produces MDGATFLNHAREFLPILLQGAVVTVQVTVLSFLLSSVIGLGLALMKLSPVSVLSNGAAAAINVIRGLPIIVQLFYIYFVLPEAGIQLTAFQAGVIGLGIAYSAYQAENFRAGIEAVDPGQREAAQAMGMRGPLIMRRVILPQAFRIALPPYGNTLVMMLKDSSLVSTITVAEMTRAGQLIASSTFQNMTVYTLVALLYLLMSLPLVYGLRRLEQRFGAGRKKA; encoded by the coding sequence ATGGACGGCGCAACGTTCCTCAACCACGCGCGCGAGTTCCTGCCGATCCTGCTTCAGGGCGCGGTGGTCACGGTACAGGTGACCGTGCTGTCGTTCCTGCTCAGCAGTGTCATCGGGCTGGGGCTGGCGCTGATGAAGCTGTCTCCCGTCAGCGTGCTCTCCAACGGGGCGGCGGCGGCGATCAATGTGATCCGCGGCCTGCCGATCATCGTCCAGCTTTTCTATATCTACTTCGTGCTGCCGGAGGCGGGTATCCAACTCACCGCCTTCCAGGCGGGTGTGATCGGGCTTGGCATTGCCTACTCCGCCTACCAGGCCGAGAACTTCCGCGCGGGCATCGAGGCCGTCGATCCCGGCCAACGCGAGGCGGCCCAGGCGATGGGCATGCGCGGACCGCTCATCATGCGCCGCGTGATCCTGCCGCAGGCCTTCCGCATCGCGCTGCCGCCCTATGGCAATACGCTGGTGATGATGCTCAAGGACTCGTCGCTCGTTTCCACCATCACCGTGGCGGAGATGACGCGCGCGGGCCAGCTGATCGCGTCGTCGACGTTCCAGAACATGACGGTCTACACGCTGGTGGCCCTGCTCTACCTGCTGATGAGCCTGCCGCTGGTCTATGGCCTGCGCCGCCTGGAGCAGCGCTTCGGTGCCGGGAGGAAGAAGGCATGA